In Methylomonas sp. AM2-LC, the genomic window GAAATACGTTTAATGGTATCTATATCCATTAACTGATAAGTCGATAACATTTCATCACTTATACCAAACATAGCTAGAGCCATTATTGGATCGCGACGGGAAACCTCTCGGCATTTGATTAAATGTTCGAAGGTTATGTCAGAAATGTCACCGCAATTGGGTGATGCTAAATTTTTACGTCTTTCAAAATAAGAATCAATGTTTTGCATACCAAACCGATACTCATTATCAAGCTCATCTGTAAGATTTATAAATTTTAATCGTTGAGAAATAACATTCCCGCCAAACTCAGCAATAAGAGGCAGGACTATATCCTGAAACCATTCGTATTTAACTTTAGTACCGGCAAGATCTACTAAGCAGTCAGAATCATAATTAATCAAATGAGAAACAATGGCAGAAAGTATGGAATTTGTAGGACTGTGGCCTGTTTGTTTTTTTAGAAACTTATGAACTTCTATCACTTTGAGTTCCCTATAAATAAGCCCCACAAAAAGTTATGTAGATTATCCTGTTTTGGACGGCTTAGTTGCTAGATTATTCCAGCGGAATCGTCCTTTTGCGTCCTGACGACTGTCACAAACAGGGCAAAAACGAAACATGGGTGGGTATCCATGCAACGTAACATAAAACCTATCACATTTTGCACAAGATACAGACACAATTTCACCGGATCGAATTAGGGTAGTTATCAGGTAAGCACGATTAATGTTTAAGTGCGGTTTAGAACCTGTCAGATTATAACCAGTAATATTTTTGTACATATTGTACGCAGACAAGTAAGCAAGAGGGCGAAAAGCTTTGAAACTTGAAGAATTAAAATCATCTTCATGCCCTTTATAACTGTCAATTATGGTTTTATATATGCGGAAATAAGCAGAGGCATGCAGGCAATTAGTTGGAGATTTAATTATCCAGTCATTATCGGTCGGGAGTTGACCTGCAATTGGGCTCTTACCTGTCAATTGCTTGATTAACTGGATACAGGATGATTTAGATATTCCACAGGTAGCTCGAACAATAGTTGATCGCGCGTCATCGCGTATTAAAAATATGCTTATTTTTACACGTAATGCAATTCCAACAATATCATTTTCCTTAGGAGTTAAACGGAGATGAGCTTCTGTTTTTGATGGATCGATTTTCTTAGGTGATAAACGGAGGTGAGCTTCTGTTGATGTCATGTTAACCCCTTTTTAGCAAGCCTCTAATGAAGCCAGTAATCCGGACGGAAAATCCGAAACCTTTTCTATTAGATCTATTTTTATAAGGGATCGACCAGATTCGGATGCAAAGATAATTTCTTCTACCGACATCGATGAAATCTTTTTTAACTGTTCAGAGTTTAATCCGAAAATGTAAGCTGATTCCATCGGAAAATGTGAAATAGTTTCCCTGGCGAACATTAAAAATTTCAAATTGAGAGTTTTTAAATCATTTGCAACTCTGTCGCTGGTACATTCGTTCATTTTAAAGTTTCCATGTTGTAAATTGTTTGCTATTGAGTCTGCTGGGTTACATGTAATTCAGATTTCCCTCCTAACGTTGATTTTAAAGTTTTAATTTTGCAGACTTTTTCTATGATCAATATTCTATCTATTATTAAAAATTCACAAAGTCGGGTTTAGGCTTTATAGAGGCGTAAACCTGCGCACACCTTGATCTATCTAGCGTTAAGATTTCTTAAAAAATTACATTTTTTTTGTACAAAAAATAGACGGTAATTTTCTTTATTAGTTATCAACAACCTACAGCATTAGCTTGTCCTGAAAAAAATAATTTATTTTTAACGAAATTTTTGTGTTTTTTACAAAAAAAATTGAATTAGGCTTTTTTTTGGCACCTTTCGATGTGATGTATTTCTGTGTTGGTGACTTAACATAGAAGAAAATTTGTGGGGAAAAAAATGCGATATTTCTTATTACCGAATCTCCTGTCCTTTATAGGTGTATGTGTAATTTGGTGGTTTTATGGTTGGAATGGAGCGATTAAGACTGTTTTATTGATTTTGATAGAAGGAATCTTAAGCGTAGACAATAGTGTGGTGAACGTTACCACTCTCAAGACAATGCCACCAAAATATCAACGAGCCTTTATGACCTGGGGCTGGCTTATTGCAGTGGTTGGAATGCGATTTATATTCCCAGTGGGAATTGTTTCTGCAACCACTGAAATGAATTTTGTTGAAACTATTCAGTTAGCATTTAACCATGGTGAAGAATATAAGGATCACGTAGAAGGAGCGAAAACGGTTATTTCATCGTTTGGAGCCATATTTATGATACTCATCGGTATTAAGTTTTTGTTGGCAGACAAAGAAGTGTACTGGTTCGAGGCGATTGAAAAAAAGTTTCAAGGCGGTGGTGGTATTGAGGCAGTTGAGGTGTTAGTTGCATCAATTATTTCTTTTGTCGTATGGGTTGGTTTAGATGGGCAATCTGCCAGGGATACGCAAATAGGATGCGAAACGGGAATATTGGTGTTTTTAATAGTAACTAACTGTATCGGATCACTTGTTAATGCTTTTTGTAAAAAAGCAGGGCTTTTAGCGGCCAGCGGATTATCTGGTTTCATATATCTTGAATTTCAAGATGCTTCGTTTTCGTTTGATGGAACGATTGGCGCTTTCGCAGTAACGCCATTAATAACAATTATGCTGGTAGGTTTAGGTTGTGGTGCAGGTTACGTTAGGGCAATGACTCTTTATTTATTAAAGGAGGGTGTCATTGATCAGTATCGATATCTTGAGCACGGAGCTCATTACGCAGTGTTGTCTTTGGGAATTATGATGTTAATTGGCATTAAATTTCCAGTTCATGAAGTAGTAACCTCGGGAGTTGGGCTTGGAATAATTGCTCTATCCGTTTACTCATCTATTCGATTTAACAGAAAAAAAGCTTTATAGCGGGAGAAAAGTAGTGGCAATTATCATAAAAAAAGGCGGAAGTACCTCACTTGATGTTCTCGGTGAAAACCTGAGGAACTTAAGTTTAGTATTAAGTTGGACCGAAAGAAAGTCCTCGGATGAAGAATTTGATTTGGATTTGTCAGTGATTATGGCCGGTGCAGGTACCAATGAGTATCCAGAAGGCAAGTCTTTCGAGGATCGAGATGTAATTTATTACAATGGATTTAATAGATCTATATGTAATTCCATTCATCATCACGGTGACGAAAAAAAGGGGGGTGAAGAGCGGATTGATATTAATCTAGAAACCATTCCAGACAGGTACATCAAGCTGGTTGCCGTGGCGACAATTTATGAGGCGGAAGAGCGGAAGCAGAATTTTGGACAGGTTTTAAATGGGTGTATTCGTTTAATTAATCGTGATAATAACAAAGAAATACAGTTCGACCTAAGTGAGGACTCAAACACTGCAACAAAAAACACACTTGTTTTTTCTGAGATATACAAATATCAAGATCAATGGAAATACAAATCAGTTGGCAGAGGCATTAACGGAGGTCTGAAAGAATTTGTTACGTGTTTTGGATTGAAATCAAGATAAGAAAAAGAATAGGTTTCCTGAAATTAGGAATAGGGCCTTATAAAAACGAGTAGATCAAAAATGTCCTTTCGGGGCGAAATTTAAATAAGGTAGCAATTAAATTGGAGACGCAAAATCGGCCGTGCAGCGGGGCTACACCGACATTGTTACTTTTAACAATGTTTTTGCATTAATAAATGAAAGAAATTTTAAAAGCGACAGCACTTTTCGCATTTTGCACGGGAGGCGGAGTAATTGGTGGTTACTGGGGCGGGGGGATGACACCTGTTCAGGGGCAAATTGCAATTATTGATGTCCAAGCAATTGTTAAGTCGTCTATGGATAAAAACCCAAAGCAATCTGAAGAAGATACTAAGGCATTAACAGAAAAAATCAAAGATATGACCGAATCCCTGGTTGCAGAAGGGATGGTTGTTTTGGATTCAACGGCAGTATTGAGCGCTCCGGAGGAAGCATATGTCACTCTCGATCAAGATCAGGAATAAAAATTTTACGCCTGAAATATTTTTGCAAGAAGCAAAGATATTTTGGCCTAAATTAAGGCTCCATTTTAGGCTGAACTGGCTTGTATGGATTTTAATAGCGTCTTTATATTTTGTTGTTCACTTAAATTACCGATTGGTATTCAACGAAACACCAAGCTTGCCATACACGTTATTTTTGGTTCGATACGGCGAAAATGTGAAAACTGGTCAAGTTATTGCCTTCAATTGGCACGGCGGAAAACAATATCCTGACGGGATTATGTTTGCCAAACGATTGGTTGCAAGTCAGGGTGAAGTTGTTGTTCGGCATGGTCGAGATTTCAGTATTGGCGACCTCACTCTTGTGGGTAAAGAACATGGTATTTATACCAGAGATCTCTATCCAAATAATCAGTTGCAGGAAGGGTCTAATGTTATTCCGATAGGCAAGTACTTTGTAGCCGGCGATCATGAATACAGTCTTGATTCACGTTACAGTTTGCTTGGTTTAGTTGATGAAAAGGACGTGGTGGGTCGTGCGTATCCAATTTGGTAAAGTAATAATTAGTGGGTTAATGCTTCAGGCCGTCCTTTCAGTGTCTTTTGCCAGTGATGACGATTTCTTCTTAAAGCAATTGCGCCAAAAAAATATCGAAACACAAAAACAACTGGAGCAGACAAAACAGATTCCTGATTGGATAAAAGCCAAACCGATGAAAGTCGATAGCAGTTTTGAAAAAGTTCTGAATAAGGACAAGCATGACATGCTGGTTAGTGCCGGTCTTGAAGAAGGAGGAAACCCAGAGCAGAAAAAAGAACGAATAGTAGGACGATGGATTTTTATATCGTTGGGTATGCCTGCGGAAGAGGTTCGTCAGGCTGCAATAAGTGCGTCTGATGACAAGGCTATGTTGGTCCTTCGAGGAGTTGAGCCTGGAAGTAGCGCTGATAAAACAGGACTTAAATTACTGAGCATGATAAATGATGTGAAGCCAACACCTGTTGCAGTAATTGATCCGACGCTTTTCTCAAAGTTCAAAATTCATTCAGTACCAACAATGGTAGAGAATAACAAAAAAAATGAAATCAGGATAGCAAGAGGCTTGCCAGGATTTAAGTGGATGGATCATCAAGAACCCGGTGACTTGGGTGTTAAAGGTCAAGTATTCGGAATTCTTGAGGAGGATATGATTTTAGAGCTCAAAAATCGAATGGCAAAATATGATTGGGAAAAAGAGAAAGCACGAGCAATTCAAGATATCTGGAAAAACCAAGATATGTTTGATCTTCCGGTTGCGAGCAAAGATTCAAAAAGGATGGTCAATCTAACAATTAAGTCGACACAAGACATTGTTGGTGCAAACGGTGAGCTTTTATTAAAAAAGGGATCATTAATTAATCCTCAGACGATTATGCCGATGAAACATGTGTATATCGTATTTGATGCAACCGATAAAAATCAGATCGAAATCGCGAGAAAATTTGGCGAAGAAAAACAAAGAAACAACAAACCTGTCGTCTATATGTTCTCAAAGCTAAACAAAGAGGATGGCTGGAAAAGTTACAACGAGGTTGGTGACGCTTTAAGCGCACCTGTATTTAAACTAAGCAAAACCATTATCGATCGATTTCAGATTCAATCCCTGCCTTGTATTATTGAAGGAGAGGGGGATCATTTGCTCGTGACAGAAATCGATGTCGTAACTAAAAAGACTAACTAATTTCATTACATGAACAAGTCAATTTCATCGAAAATATTTAAATTGTTTATATTGTTTTTCGTAAGTATTAATTCTTATGCTGATACAACAACAAGTACAAACAATATAACCCCATCGAATTTGCTATGTCCAAACGCTGATATTTGGGGGGAGTCCATGATTACTAGTGTTTGTTGGACTTGTTTGTTCCCTGTCAGATTATTTGGAACGTTAACTCTATTCGGTGATTCCATGGATGTCCCTGATGGTGCAGCTGATGAAGTTGTATGTTCCTGCGAAGGCAAAGGTCTGTTACCCGATATAGGTATCACGGCGGGGGCATGGTTACCAGCAAAACTGATTGAGGTCGTTAGAAAGCCCTATTGCTCACCAGCCCTTGGTGGTATTAGTTTTAATAACAGTGTACGTTTATGGGGTGGACACAAGGAAACTCATGGAACGGGTAAAGATAAAACATACTACAACTATCATTATTGGGCATTTCCTCTTTATGTAATGATGGATCTTTTAGTGCAAACAAACTGTGAGCCAGACGGAATGCGAACTATGGATATGATGTATATGTCGGAAGTCGATCCAACATGGAATTACGATGAACTCGCATTTTTTATTAATCCAGAAGCTATTGTATTTGCGAATCCACTGGCGATGGCATCTTGCGTAGTGGATTGTGCTCAATCAGCAATCAAAAAACCTAATACGTCTTTGTGGTGGTGTGCGGGTTGCTGGGGAAATTTATACCCATTTACGGGAAATATTGCATCCGATTCATCGGCACCACGTGATACAAGTCTTTTGTCAGCAAGAGCCCTGGCTGGTTTGCATAGGAAAGGATTGGCCAAGAAAACATATGGTAACGATGCTCTTTGTCGTGGAGTTATTGCGCCAATGATTCCAAAGCAGCAATACAAGTTTAGTATGTTATTTCCCGTAGCAGAGGCAAACTCAACTATTGAAAAATTTAACGTTACCAATACGAATGGAACCCCAGTTCTAAATGCGGACGGGACTCAAAAAACGGAAACAACGTATACCCCGGCAACAAACTGCTGTCATTACATAGGCGTGTCACCGTTTCTTTGGGGTGAGTGGCGAACAATACCTGGTTCAGGTGAAGATTATGTGTATATGCTTTGGCGATACACAGATTGCTGTTTGGGTGCCCACAATTAACGTATGGACCTTGGCTGAATTGGGTTGGTTTAAGTCTTGGTGTTGTCGCACTATTGTTGTTGGATACCGTCGCTAATTATTTCTACGCGAGACAGTTATTTTTGTTAGTGGTTATTGTTGAAAGCGTGTTTTCAACACGTTTTTAAGCACGCACTTTTTTAAATATTAGCTAGGTAAAGCATTTATATTCCAAATATCTTATGAAGAAAATTATTTCAGGCATTGTTGCTTTCTGTTTGCTTCACAATTCAATTGCGGCGTTCTATATTAGTGCGAGATGGCTGCCTTTAATGTCGATGACGCCTATTTCGGCCATAGCTGACGTAATTACTAGCAATGCTGCTGAAGGACAATCAACTGCAGCAACGCTTTTGAAGTCTTACCAACAGCCTACCGCTAATACCACAACAGGAACAATAACCCTAAAAAACGGGCAAGCTTCAGGTCAAACACTGCAACAAAATCAATTATTCCAAAATATAAAACCTGGGGCCATGAATAGTGCTTTGAATGCATACGGAAGTAGCTCGGCACAAGGAACTGTTGTTAATAACACGTTATCATCTGTTCAAAGCGGAAGCGACCCAACAAGTTTGGGATATCAAACAATTGCACAGTCTTTCACTCCTACACCCGATATGAGCGGTGATGCAATTTGGAAACAATCGGATAGCGTTTTATCACAAAAATCACCATTGATTAACGACCTATTCAACGGATGCTCTCAGCAAAACACATATACATCCACTAATTGCACTACGCATGTGCCTAAATACCAAACTTGTTTAACAACATTACCAGGTCAAAATTGTACAGTTAGCAGATCTGATACATTCGCCCCTGTAATAACAATGAAAAACGGAAATGGAAGCGTTTCCAATTGCGGAGTAGGCTGTACAAGGCTGTGGATCGGATATGGAGGTACGCTTGGTAACCAGTGTGGAGGTTGCTGTCAATACAATTATAATTTTGCGGCAACTTTTAATGTCTTACGGCCCGGCGCAATAACGTCTGCAGTAATTACAAATGCATCGTATGACGATTTTATACAAGTCTTTGTTAACGGACAACATGTTTATACGGGATCGGATGGTTGGAATACAACTTGTGATACAGGGAGGGGTCACAACGATTCTCCAAACAAAGATATAACCAAGTATTTCACAAATACAGCACCGGGTGGAACGATTACTATTGATCTGAATGCATTGGTTGGAAACTTGGGTAACGGAAACATGTGGATCAATGTTTATGCGGCGCCAGACATAACTGATACTTTAGTTGATTACCCTCCTGGATGCCGTGCAAGATTGAATGCATCTTGGCCACCTCCTGGTAATGCGCCGGGAATGCTAAGCACAGGAAATGCAACAAATGACGTAGCATCTACGAGTTGGTGGACTTGTAATAATGCAGTTAAGAACTATACCGTAGGGCCATATTCTGGACCTGGTTTGTATCCATACATGCAGCCTCTATTACCTGGCGCACCAAATCCTCCACCGGTATGCTTAAATGCTTCAATGAATCAGCAGTCGGTAATCAATGGGCCTTGTTATACGGATTACCAGGGTTATCAACAATGCCCAAAGTACAGTAGTTCACAATTACAAGCAGGAGGGACAACATGTAGTTCATTAGGAAACAATCCATCGTGTAAGTGGATAAGCAACAAATGCATCAGTGATGCTAATGGAAATCCATTAATCGATGCAACTACAGGTACATGTCTACAATTTGTAGAAACCTACGATTGTGGTGATGACGTAGCAACTGCATGTAATACCACCAATAGTCAAACAACAATTTGCGATAGTAAGATTAGATGCATTGGCGGGGAATGCGTTGATCCCGCTACAGAAGCAAATAATGGATTTGTACAAGCAGCTACTGCACTACAAATACTTAATCAAGCCCAGCGTTTACATCAGAACTGTACATCAGCATCCAGCTGTATCTTGTTTAACGGACAAGCGTATGAGTGCCAAATGGCAAATTTGTCGGTATTGGGTAGCGTTGATTGTTGCAATATGCCCATCCAAGGTAGTTGGATTAATTATTTACAGATGGCAAGTTACGCATGGGAACTAACTGATACATCTGTTGATTTATATGCAATGTCGGAATACGGAAAAAATGCAGTAGACATGCTGGGTGCGTGGAAAACAGCAACCTACGGATCAACATTTGACACCACATTAACAAGTGCTCAAAACGCGTTTTCTGAAATGACTCAG contains:
- a CDS encoding FlhC family transcriptional regulator produces the protein MTSTEAHLRLSPKKIDPSKTEAHLRLTPKENDIVGIALRVKISIFLIRDDARSTIVRATCGISKSSCIQLIKQLTGKSPIAGQLPTDNDWIIKSPTNCLHASAYFRIYKTIIDSYKGHEDDFNSSSFKAFRPLAYLSAYNMYKNITGYNLTGSKPHLNINRAYLITTLIRSGEIVSVSCAKCDRFYVTLHGYPPMFRFCPVCDSRQDAKGRFRWNNLATKPSKTG
- a CDS encoding S26 family signal peptidase, with the translated sequence MSLSIKIRNKNFTPEIFLQEAKIFWPKLRLHFRLNWLVWILIASLYFVVHLNYRLVFNETPSLPYTLFLVRYGENVKTGQVIAFNWHGGKQYPDGIMFAKRLVASQGEVVVRHGRDFSIGDLTLVGKEHGIYTRDLYPNNQLQEGSNVIPIGKYFVAGDHEYSLDSRYSLLGLVDEKDVVGRAYPIW
- a CDS encoding DUF475 domain-containing protein — its product is MRYFLLPNLLSFIGVCVIWWFYGWNGAIKTVLLILIEGILSVDNSVVNVTTLKTMPPKYQRAFMTWGWLIAVVGMRFIFPVGIVSATTEMNFVETIQLAFNHGEEYKDHVEGAKTVISSFGAIFMILIGIKFLLADKEVYWFEAIEKKFQGGGGIEAVEVLVASIISFVVWVGLDGQSARDTQIGCETGILVFLIVTNCIGSLVNAFCKKAGLLAASGLSGFIYLEFQDASFSFDGTIGAFAVTPLITIMLVGLGCGAGYVRAMTLYLLKEGVIDQYRYLEHGAHYAVLSLGIMMLIGIKFPVHEVVTSGVGLGIIALSVYSSIRFNRKKAL
- a CDS encoding TrbC family F-type conjugative pilus assembly protein; this encodes MRIQFGKVIISGLMLQAVLSVSFASDDDFFLKQLRQKNIETQKQLEQTKQIPDWIKAKPMKVDSSFEKVLNKDKHDMLVSAGLEEGGNPEQKKERIVGRWIFISLGMPAEEVRQAAISASDDKAMLVLRGVEPGSSADKTGLKLLSMINDVKPTPVAVIDPTLFSKFKIHSVPTMVENNKKNEIRIARGLPGFKWMDHQEPGDLGVKGQVFGILEEDMILELKNRMAKYDWEKEKARAIQDIWKNQDMFDLPVASKDSKRMVNLTIKSTQDIVGANGELLLKKGSLINPQTIMPMKHVYIVFDATDKNQIEIARKFGEEKQRNNKPVVYMFSKLNKEDGWKSYNEVGDALSAPVFKLSKTIIDRFQIQSLPCIIEGEGDHLLVTEIDVVTKKTN
- the traN gene encoding conjugal transfer protein TraN, which codes for MKKIISGIVAFCLLHNSIAAFYISARWLPLMSMTPISAIADVITSNAAEGQSTAATLLKSYQQPTANTTTGTITLKNGQASGQTLQQNQLFQNIKPGAMNSALNAYGSSSAQGTVVNNTLSSVQSGSDPTSLGYQTIAQSFTPTPDMSGDAIWKQSDSVLSQKSPLINDLFNGCSQQNTYTSTNCTTHVPKYQTCLTTLPGQNCTVSRSDTFAPVITMKNGNGSVSNCGVGCTRLWIGYGGTLGNQCGGCCQYNYNFAATFNVLRPGAITSAVITNASYDDFIQVFVNGQHVYTGSDGWNTTCDTGRGHNDSPNKDITKYFTNTAPGGTITIDLNALVGNLGNGNMWINVYAAPDITDTLVDYPPGCRARLNASWPPPGNAPGMLSTGNATNDVASTSWWTCNNAVKNYTVGPYSGPGLYPYMQPLLPGAPNPPPVCLNASMNQQSVINGPCYTDYQGYQQCPKYSSSQLQAGGTTCSSLGNNPSCKWISNKCISDANGNPLIDATTGTCLQFVETYDCGDDVATACNTTNSQTTICDSKIRCIGGECVDPATEANNGFVQAATALQILNQAQRLHQNCTSASSCILFNGQAYECQMANLSVLGSVDCCNMPIQGSWINYLQMASYAWELTDTSVDLYAMSEYGKNAVDMLGAWKTATYGSTFDTTLTSAQNAFSEMTQPFTSMMDSVTSSIGLDSTTSAVESTVSSAITGLEQSAMQGVADWVGNTFGAQAAQALFSYSTSPTTDATGKVLTEGTVSGISETLASIIDVVGIIYAIYQIAQLVVQLIFACTKDELQLNMLRNQKMCTSEGEIGTYCSDQTIFGCIAVKEAFCCYSSPFARIFEEQARPQLGLNFGTPKAPICSGLSVQQISQLDFSKMDFSEWIGMISQANLLALNKAQASGLYNMNALTSSNLPSTTGPNAQTSLQNQTSGTNVDVIRQYLLNNLQ
- a CDS encoding TraU family protein — protein: MITSVCWTCLFPVRLFGTLTLFGDSMDVPDGAADEVVCSCEGKGLLPDIGITAGAWLPAKLIEVVRKPYCSPALGGISFNNSVRLWGGHKETHGTGKDKTYYNYHYWAFPLYVMMDLLVQTNCEPDGMRTMDMMYMSEVDPTWNYDELAFFINPEAIVFANPLAMASCVVDCAQSAIKKPNTSLWWCAGCWGNLYPFTGNIASDSSAPRDTSLLSARALAGLHRKGLAKKTYGNDALCRGVIAPMIPKQQYKFSMLFPVAEANSTIEKFNVTNTNGTPVLNADGTQKTETTYTPATNCCHYIGVSPFLWGEWRTIPGSGEDYVYMLWRYTDCCLGAHN
- a CDS encoding TerD family protein yields the protein MAIIIKKGGSTSLDVLGENLRNLSLVLSWTERKSSDEEFDLDLSVIMAGAGTNEYPEGKSFEDRDVIYYNGFNRSICNSIHHHGDEKKGGEERIDINLETIPDRYIKLVAVATIYEAEERKQNFGQVLNGCIRLINRDNNKEIQFDLSEDSNTATKNTLVFSEIYKYQDQWKYKSVGRGINGGLKEFVTCFGLKSR